A region of the Channa argus isolate prfri chromosome 3, Channa argus male v1.0, whole genome shotgun sequence genome:
tgaaaaatgtcttcatcACAGACATTCTGCCCTGACTGGTCCTTTTTTCCTCCTGCAGAgcgccctcctcctcctgagaACTGCTCCCTGCCTCTGCTGAGGAAGTGTGATGCAGTCGTTCCCTCCCACCTGAGCCCCGTCCTGACGTGGGTGGAGACTCTGGAGAGCCAGGACAGCGAACCGCTGGGTTTGGCTCAACTCCACCCGGATGTCTTCGCTGTCCCTCCGAGGTAAAGATTAGTCCATTTTCATCATATTTCAGGAGAATATTGTCCTGCTCTTGGCTGATACTGCTCAGCCTCTATCTGCCAATACGCAGTTACAGCTTAATAAACACCAACTGAAATCTTCAATTCAAAGTCTTGTGTGAAGTTTACATATGAAGCCTGGTTTGATGAGCTGTTTGCTTTCCATCCTCAGACTCGACATTCTTCATAGCGTGGAAAAGTGGCAGAGAAGTTATAAAAGGATTGTAAGTACAGTTTCAATCATTTTAAAGTGCTTGTCCTGTTTGTTATGAGATGTTATGAGATAAATCAAATCAATGTTATTTAACTTATTTAGCCTTATTAACTTTCACCACCTTTCCAGTGTAACATCTAACCATATTAATATGTCTGTTTTTGAACTATTAGGATTTGCTTAATGGAATGCTTATGAATATTCTACACTAAACATGATCAAAGACTGTCTCCAGACCAGATTCAAAGAAAACCAGAAGATAGTTACCACTGAAAGTCATGGCAGGAAAAACCCCACAGCAACTCACCCAAAGTTAAAATATTCCTGACCCAGACttgtttggttctttttttaGAGCCACGCCAACACAAAGGTccggtcagaggtcagaggtggAGGCAAGAAGCCCTGGAGACAGAAAGGAGGCGGAAGAGCTCGACATGGAAGCATCCGATCGCCAATATGGAGAGGAGGTGACCCGTTTAGCTTGACTGTCAAATGTAGAAATAACTGAGACTCtgccagaaagaaaaagaaaaagaaaaatgaaggtTTTCTTCTAAAGAGGTAGAACAGAGTAAGTCTGACAGGTGATGTGTTTCTCTCAGGTGGGGTGTGTCACGGACCCAGAGGGCCGACCAGTTACTACTACATGCTGCCCATGAAAGTTCGAGTCCAAGGACTCAAAGTGGCGCTGAGCTCCAAGATGGCTCAGGTACTGAACCTGTTTATTCTGAAGAACTCAAATTTAGGTCTCACACACTATTTTTGAAATTACAGGAAGGAAAATGATTTGAACTTTATCGTCTCATTGCATTTGCCTTTTGGACTAAGTTAGTTATAGGCAGCTCTTCTCGGTCCATTTTTCTTATGTAATGTAAGTTCTGATGCTGAAGAAATCTTAACATCCTGATGATTCTCAAGTTCTTGAGTATTCGGTTCCTGCAGTTTGAATTTCCTGAACATTTTCCTTATAATTGCAAGATCCTTTCTCTTAATTATGACAGATGTAGtgcatttttatacacacacacacaattctgcTTTGGTTCCTAACACGTATTTGCAAGAGAAGTTTTCTTCCTCCAACGTGAACCTGTTTTTGCCCACATGAAGTCATTATCATACTTTACATTGCTGCAACCAACCGTTGCAGCAacagaatgttttcatttcatataaGAATCAACAGCCAACAGCCACCCAAACTGGGTGGagcataacttaaaaaaaacattcagtttacTCTTATCTGAGAGTCTCTAATCATGTGAGGAGCTTTGCATTATTGGTTTAATTGCTGACAGGATTGTTCGATAAATGCTGATGAGGTAAAGTTAAGTCTTGCTCTTTTACAGGACTACCTTCACATTGTGGACTCGCTTAACATCCCCACCCCAGATTCTCAGTACCTGCTGGACCTCATCAGACAGAGACACTGGGGAGAGTCGATTTTAATAGTTGATGTGTGAGTATCGTCTGCGTAAAACTTTGCAGATGAATTTTTTTCACCTTCCTTCTGTATAGGTGCCATtgctttgcaatgatattgaaGTTCTTGTTTTCAGAGGTGAAGAGTTTCCTGAAAACATCCTTCAGGCCACAGCAAACTTAAAGACGGTCAACATCATTCCAGCTATTGGTGAGTTAGTGTGTATCTGAACACCAGCCTTTTTGTAAAACTGTCACCCTCTTCTGTACATGTTGCAGATTTCTTGGATCTTTTTAGAGCTGACATTCTAACTTTAGGAGTGTGTAGTTAAACGTCTGCTGCAGATTGTGTAGTTGTCTCATGTTGCAGAGCAACTATGGATTCATAGGAATTATTTACTAATACACAACAGAAACTCTATTTACCTTGATTTTCTGcgaatgggaaaaaaaaaaaaaaacgtaccaACTTAAATGGTCAGTtggtacgtttttttttttttcagatttcagaCTTCAGATTTGACATTTGCTTCTATGTGCAACAGGGTGAGACACT
Encoded here:
- the mrpl4 gene encoding large ribosomal subunit protein uL4m produces the protein MFRLSLVVGSRGVAKRFVSSFSSESVLPPNLLLPTNLVDPARLKRPPPPENCSLPLLRKCDAVVPSHLSPVLTWVETLESQDSEPLGLAQLHPDVFAVPPRLDILHSVEKWQRSYKRISHANTKVRSEVRGGGKKPWRQKGGGRARHGSIRSPIWRGGGVCHGPRGPTSYYYMLPMKVRVQGLKVALSSKMAQDYLHIVDSLNIPTPDSQYLLDLIRQRHWGESILIVDVGEEFPENILQATANLKTVNIIPAIGLNVHSMLKHEALILTLQTVKFLEEKLLWHDQRYTPLYPFKLPYSDFP